The following proteins come from a genomic window of Blastococcus sp. HT6-30:
- a CDS encoding MerR family transcriptional regulator yields the protein MSAVQSEPPGDRSDRELTVDELAARVGVTVRNVRAYSARGLLPPPRMVGRTGYYGREHVARLLLVREMLAEGYSLAMIERTLASAPPAASSATLALHRALLTPWLPPEPEITTGAELTARTGVPADPELVDQLVQLGIVERLEGGRLRVLDPALLMAGLQVVGLGVPATALIAAQAQVNEHVRAIAHTYVQMFVDTVWRAFVEAGAPREQLEEILATVSRLQPVAAQAMLAAFRTEMAAEVAGAVEGALGELGD from the coding sequence GTGAGCGCAGTGCAGTCCGAGCCGCCGGGTGACCGGTCCGACCGCGAGCTGACGGTCGACGAGCTGGCCGCCCGGGTGGGGGTCACGGTGCGCAACGTGCGCGCCTACTCCGCCCGCGGCCTGCTCCCGCCGCCGCGCATGGTCGGTCGCACCGGCTACTACGGCCGGGAGCACGTCGCCCGGCTGCTGCTGGTGCGCGAGATGCTCGCCGAGGGCTACTCGCTGGCGATGATCGAGCGCACGCTGGCCAGCGCGCCCCCGGCCGCGAGCTCGGCCACGCTGGCGCTGCACCGCGCGCTGCTGACGCCGTGGCTGCCCCCGGAGCCGGAGATCACCACGGGGGCCGAGCTGACCGCGCGGACCGGCGTGCCCGCGGATCCCGAGCTGGTCGACCAGCTGGTGCAGCTGGGCATCGTGGAGCGGCTCGAGGGTGGGCGGCTCCGGGTACTGGACCCCGCCCTGCTCATGGCCGGGTTGCAGGTGGTGGGACTGGGGGTGCCGGCGACGGCGTTGATCGCCGCGCAGGCGCAGGTCAACGAGCACGTGCGGGCGATCGCGCACACCTACGTGCAGATGTTCGTCGACACCGTCTGGCGGGCCTTCGTGGAGGCGGGGGCGCCGCGCGAGCAGCTGGAGGAGATCCTGGCGACCGTGAGCCGGCTCCAGCCGGTGGCGGCCCAGGCGATGCTGGCGGCGTTCCGCACCGAGATGGCCGCCGAGGTCGCCGGGGCGGTCGAGGGCGCGCTCGGAGAGCTGGGGGACTAA